Part of the Verrucomicrobiia bacterium genome, CTTTAGATTATGTGGTTCGATGACCACATAAGAAAATTAGCTCACGCCCTATTAATTGTCAAACAATCGAACAAAAAAATTATCAAATTCAATCAAAACTATAATTATTTTATCAAAAATTTTAACTAATCAGCATTTTTTAATTACCGATTTATTAAATAGCCTGCTTCTACCGATTGTAACCGCGCTTGGGACCAAGGTTTGAAGTGACGATCCAGGCTAGAAAACTTGTCAAATTTTTAGAAATCGCTAAACTAACCTTCTTATGACAAGAACCCAGATCATCTCCCTTTTCTTTCTCGCCCTGCTGCTTTTTGTCGTTTATCAAATTCTGATGATCTTCTCGCCGTTCATGAAGGCCATTTTCTGGGCCGCTATTCTCGCTTTCGGTTTCTACCCGCTGTTCGTGCCCCTCAAAAGAGGACTTCGTAATCACGATACCTTCGCGGCGGTCACCATGACGATCCTCGTCATCGCGCTGGTCGCGCCGCCCTTCGTGGTGCTGCTGGTCAATCTGACGGGCCAGGCCATCGAACTTTATCAAATGGTGACGACTTACATCCGGGAAGGCCACGTGGAAAAACTGATCGACCAGCTCCGCGCCTTATCCTGGATCAAGGGTCTCGAGCATCACGTTTTCCAATGGGAGCCTTTGAAAGAAAACGCGACCAACTGGCTGATCAATGTCTCGCGCAACATCGCGAATTTTTCCATCGCGCAGGCCGGCGTCCTGACCAAGAACATTTTCTTTCTCTTCATGAACATCATCCTGGTCGCATTCCTGCTTTTTATTTTCCTGCGTGACGGCGAAAAAATTTACAATTTTATTTACCAGATCGCCCCGCTCGAAGAAGAGAATAAGAAAACCATTTTTTCACAGGTCAACGAGACGTTTTCGGCCGTGATCCGCGGCCAGCTTCTCACGAGCCTTACCCAGGCGATCCTCGCGGGCATTATTTTCTGGGGACTCAACCTCCCGGCGCCGATTTTCTTCGCCGCAGCCACGTTTCTCGCGACCATGATCCCCGTGCTTGGCGCCACGGCCATCTGGCTGCCGCTCGCCATCTACCTTTTCACGCAGCGGGAATATGTGAAGGCCGGCGTGCTTGTTCTCTTCGGCGTGCTCGTCATCAGCCTGATCGACAATCTGATCAAACCGGCCATCATCGGCGAAAAAACCAAGCTTCCCTACTTCCTGCTCTTCTTCGGCATCCTCGGAGGCATCCGGATTTACGGGATCATGGGCATTTTCCTGGGGCCGGTCGTGCTTTCCGTCTTCTTTGTCCTGGTCAAAATCTACAGGGAGAAATACCTCCACCCATGAAATCGCAGACGCTGGTCCAGTGCTTCATTTTGCTCGGCATGATGGTGTTCCTGGCCTTTGTCGGAGAATTCATGGTGCGTTCTTTCATGGAAGACGGAACGCCCGCGCTTTATCGCGTCGCACCCATCACGTCAATCCCTGCATGGTTCAAGCACCGCTCGGAGAAAAACGCGCCCAAGCAGGAAGCCCCTGCGGCCCGGCATATCAAGCTCGTGCTGCATAATGGCAAGGAATTCAGCGGCGAATTAATTTCCGAGGAAGGGAATTGGGTGTCCCTGAAAATCGATGGGAATGAGGTGGGTTTTCACCGGTCCGAGATCAAGCAAATGGAAGAAGTGCCCGCGGGAGCTAAATCTTAGGCCCTGGCCGTTGCGTGGCCCATTTCCGTGATGCGCCAGTAGTAGAGACCGGTCAGCAGGTAATACAGAATAATCAGCCGCACGAACAAGCCTCCCCAGGAAAATTCCAGATAAAGCCCGCACGCGGAATCCAGCGTAAAAAGAAGCGTCCCCAGCAAAAGCCCTGATTTGCGGCGGCTGAGCGTCTTCACCGCGCAGAGGAGATACACGCAGGCCCCGAGCAGAAGCGTGAGGCGCACCTCCAGGCTGTCGAGCTCCGGCACGAACAACGTACCAATCACGGAAAAAACCACGTTCGTCAGCACGAGGAACAAAAGCGCCGCGGCCGCATCGTCGGCAGGCGTCTGGAGTTCGTCTTTTCCTTCCCGGATTTCCATTTCGGGAAGCAGCGGCTGGCCGTCGATGCTCGCGTAAAAGGTATTGCGATCGGGATCGTACGGATTATAACGAAGGGAAACCAGATGCCTTTCCGACGTGCCAACTTCGAACGAATGTTCGAATTTTAGGAAGACCGGCCGGCGGAAAACGGATTTGCGGTCCACCTTGATGACACAGAATCCGAACAGCCAGTGGACTTCGAAATCTACGCGGTGTTTTTCGCCTTTTCCCACCTTAAAAGCCTGATGCATGAAGCCTCCGGTCCGCCTTCATTTTCGCAAATTAATTCCGGCCGTTCAAACGTTTCCTGAATTTCATCAATTCCCGGAAAGCCCGGACGATGACTTCGCCGTTGACTCCTTTGGCTTCCCCCGCGGTGCGGGGCAGATGCGTGACGGGCAGCTCCTGCACGCTGAGCTTCCGGCGCGCGGCAAGCGTGAGGATCTCCGCGCTGATCATGTTACCGGTAGTTTGCAGGTCCATGGCCTGGAGCGGGGCCGCGCGGAACAGCTTAAAAGCGCAATCCATGTCACGGATCCGCGTGCCCATGAGCAGGTTTACGAACCGGGTCCAGCAGAAGGCCATCACCTTTCGGATCAGCGGGTCCTGACGGTTGGCCCGGTAGCCGGCCACGATGTCGTGATCCTTGATGTACGGCACGAGCTTCTTGAGTTCGCGCACGTCGAACTGCCCGTCTCCGTCCGTGAAGAAGATGTACTCGAGCCTGCAGGCCCGGATGCCGCTGGCGATTGCGGCGCCATAGCCCTGGTTGCGTTCATGATTCACGACCCGGACGTGCGGGTTCGTCCGCGCGATCTCCGCGGCGAGCTCGGCGCTTCCGTCGCGGCTGCCGTCATTGACGATAATGATTTCATACCGGTCCGCCACTTCCGGAAGGATTTCCTCGAACTTGCGCACCATTTCCGGCAAGTGCTCCTTCTCGTTATAAACGGGAAAAAAAGCGGAAAGCGACGTCAATTTTTGAATCGTGTTCTGAGAGGTCATGATTTAATCGTGTCCGTACGACGGTTCGGGCTCGCGGGGATAAGCCCCTGTTTTTCCAAGAAATCGCGGATGGCCACGGCCGCCAGGAAATGCCCTTTGGCATCCCAATGGCCGTAATAGCCCACGTTTTTACCCTTCTTCAGCTGCGATAGAAATATCGGCCGTACGGACAAACACTGCAGTTCGGGCCGGCTGCCACAATAATCGAAGAGAAATTTTTCGCGCGGCGTGGGCATCTCCATGAAATTCGTAAAATCGGTTTCATTGGGAAAATAGCCGATGACCATCTTCGCCCCCATCTGCTTCGAAACCGCAAGCATTTCGTCGATGAGAGCCGTGCCCAGCTTCTTCATCTTTCTCGCGTTCGCGCCATTTTCCCACGCCGCGTGATTGTAGTAAATGGTCCACAAATCCGCGGCCTTGGAGCGCCAGAACTCCTGCTTCAGCACCTGGTCCGGCGTGGGTACCGGAGTGTTCGTGAGCTTCAACTGTCCTCCCGACAGGCGGAAGCGCGGTTTGGCAAAATCCCGGAAATCGAGCAGGTTTCTTTCCATATCGTAGAACAGAAATCCCAGAAAGAGGATGTCCGGCTTGTACTTGATCCCTTCTTCCTTGAGGTACAAAAGCATCTGGTCGTGGCCGTAACCGTGCACGCCGATGTTGATGACCTCCGCGTTCGGAATGAGGTGCTCCAGATAATGCGTGTAGACTTCGTTGTCGCTGACGTCTTCCCCGAACGTGAAGGAATCGCCGACCGCGAGGATCCTCACCTTGCCCGCGGGTTTCTCGTAAGCATATTCTCTTTTCCCTCGCAGGCCCCGGGAGTTGGTGCTCAGCACCTTATTATAGAACGCCGGCTTGTCCTTGAGATTTGCGACCGGTGTCCAGCCGCGCATGGGATGATGCGCATCATAGAACTCCGCCACATTGGCGCCCCCGCGGTGGTTCTGGACCCAGATGTGCCGGCATGTGGCCTCGTCCCTTCCCTGGATGCGGTTGAAGACGGCGTCCGAACCGAGAAGAAGCCGGGCCGCGATTTCGAGCGACAGAAAAAAAACGCCGCATGAAAAAAGAAAAGCGAGCGCGAGCTTCAGGCCTTCCCTGGTTTTTGCGGTGGGAGTCATGGTTCGAGCGCCCTCACGTAGAGATTCAAAAAACGCGCCACGTAACGATAGCCTTCGCGGGAAAGATGGCCGTCCGGCACATCGAAAAAAGCAGTGCGGTCCCTCCGCGGCAGGAAGAGGCGGTACAAATTGACATGCGGGATGCCGAGTTCTTTCAGGATTGAAACAGCCATGTCCTCGTTGGTGAAATATTTTTC contains:
- a CDS encoding AI-2E family transporter, translating into MTRTQIISLFFLALLLFVVYQILMIFSPFMKAIFWAAILAFGFYPLFVPLKRGLRNHDTFAAVTMTILVIALVAPPFVVLLVNLTGQAIELYQMVTTYIREGHVEKLIDQLRALSWIKGLEHHVFQWEPLKENATNWLINVSRNIANFSIAQAGVLTKNIFFLFMNIILVAFLLFIFLRDGEKIYNFIYQIAPLEEENKKTIFSQVNETFSAVIRGQLLTSLTQAILAGIIFWGLNLPAPIFFAAATFLATMIPVLGATAIWLPLAIYLFTQREYVKAGVLVLFGVLVISLIDNLIKPAIIGEKTKLPYFLLFFGILGGIRIYGIMGIFLGPVVLSVFFVLVKIYREKYLHP
- a CDS encoding SGNH/GDSL hydrolase family protein; translated protein: MTPTAKTREGLKLALAFLFSCGVFFLSLEIAARLLLGSDAVFNRIQGRDEATCRHIWVQNHRGGANVAEFYDAHHPMRGWTPVANLKDKPAFYNKVLSTNSRGLRGKREYAYEKPAGKVRILAVGDSFTFGEDVSDNEVYTHYLEHLIPNAEVINIGVHGYGHDQMLLYLKEEGIKYKPDILFLGFLFYDMERNLLDFRDFAKPRFRLSGGQLKLTNTPVPTPDQVLKQEFWRSKAADLWTIYYNHAAWENGANARKMKKLGTALIDEMLAVSKQMGAKMVIGYFPNETDFTNFMEMPTPREKFLFDYCGSRPELQCLSVRPIFLSQLKKGKNVGYYGHWDAKGHFLAAVAIRDFLEKQGLIPASPNRRTDTIKS
- a CDS encoding glycosyltransferase family 2 protein, which produces MTSQNTIQKLTSLSAFFPVYNEKEHLPEMVRKFEEILPEVADRYEIIIVNDGSRDGSAELAAEIARTNPHVRVVNHERNQGYGAAIASGIRACRLEYIFFTDGDGQFDVRELKKLVPYIKDHDIVAGYRANRQDPLIRKVMAFCWTRFVNLLMGTRIRDMDCAFKLFRAAPLQAMDLQTTGNMISAEILTLAARRKLSVQELPVTHLPRTAGEAKGVNGEVIVRAFRELMKFRKRLNGRN